A region of the Cannabis sativa cultivar Pink pepper isolate KNU-18-1 chromosome 3, ASM2916894v1, whole genome shotgun sequence genome:
gacttacttattaatatagatcagaaataacatttaatgttgcatggttcacatgatttatctcatgattatttacataatgtatgaattctatttaagtccataacatatcaatttgttaatgattatagtgttgtcaacacagtggaatataatcttagttatatgttcgaaagtttattccctgatttgttagttcactggatttagactgacatgataatcagcgataggtattcttagaccttggataagtgttatgtcctttccagggtattggcaaagtttaacagcatcagatgtatggagtatacatcggaagggaccgatattgaactttgattagatttgttaaattttaccgtaatatctattcaattcaatatcacctgttaatcctagatcaaatgatcttaatcctgatatgtttaggttcgatctcatgagtattatacatgttctttgatttgttagttaagccaacttttgggtcagggtgatacgtacattttggaaacatgatattataattgagtgggagtgctaacataaatatggtatctataacttctataggaatttagaagtaaaacgataatatccttcgagcttggctaaatagagataaatggtggagatctcatttcacttcgctgaaatatcatttatacggagctaagtgttttaaggataaaatatattgaaggtgtagcggtaacttagtgcctattcaatgtagatcatctattagaggatcattgatcaaattaggattataacaatggataaccaatgacgtttctatatcgtggaacatatagagcgttctatatactgagagtgcaattctaagttctatgcgtggattcaacgaagaattaataagtcagtgaatttaagatataaattcttgatctgcttattggaagctcggatatatagacccatggtccccatactagttgagaccatactgcttgtaagactcagttagttgattttgattaatcaattataattctaaagttagactatgtctactttgtgaattttcactaagcaagggcgaatttttacagaaaagagattctaggtttatttattaattaagagactttatatgtctaattaataaatatattaaatgacaatattatttaataattatttttagttgttaaataattagaattggcatttaaatggttgaatttgaaaattggcatttttgagaaaatgagatgcagaaatgataaaacaacaaaattgcataagtgaggcccattatccaaggcccatttccggccacacttatagggttttatcatttattttttcattattttaatgccaaataattctaacttaaacctaggtggttacctataaataggtagtgatggcttcaggaaaatatgatacatctcattccttcacagaaatttttctagccgccacttccctcttcttttcttctttattttcgaaatccttgagtgaatgagtgagtgcccacacacatcaagtggtatctcaatcatagtgtgtaagactgtggaaaatcaaccaacaagaaggagaatcagcatcaaacgaaggagagaaagagatccaggttcagatcttggtgatgctctgctacagaaaggaatcaagggctagagatctgaacgtaaggagtcattatatttcgctgcacccaatgtaaggtttactaaactttatatgtgtttatttcattgttttagaattcatattaagatgttaatgaaacatacttgttagtaaatctagatcctggtaaaatatatccaacaacccTGGGCAGCCTGTAGCGGGTTAACATCACCCGACCAcgtgccctgcccctgggacctctacctcggccccgagcatttgggggaaactgagctccctgaccttcatTTGACCCGAGTGAATTTCCCTGACTCTTGGTATTTCGCCTGgcatccatctagtctgaacagcctgcgtaACCACGAGCTAGCATGGTCAGATCATGGTCAACGAGAACTTACTAATgctgcttatttggaaattaaaaacatgcgcctattctactatcaggctactaacatgcttcctaacaggcttttcttaaatcatactatttaaaataagctactaaagcaataaaagcttactgaaccgtagaacgagctaactgctgatgatgattgtacatgtcgtgacgatcttcggaagacaacctggcggttctgataccaaattgtaacgccctaactagcataggcgtgttgacgtgattttaaacgtactgtgcatctcgttgctaatcaacgaggttaatgaaaatcgtgattaattaaaattttgctatttaattaaaacttatatattacatacaaaatatttcgggatcccgtttgcaaaatactttacaaaagtttactattcAATACAtaatatttgtcgcctagcgactcaCTACAAAAGcattgttgtcccgaggatcgtacgctccaggcctaaccaccccgacatgtacaCTCTTTatctgctcgtcctcacggttcctcagctttggccttgctcTTACCTACAcgtaaacatagcactgtgagtcgacagactcagtaagaaaagcataatataataaacatactaaatcccgggttataaccaagcgcccatacacctgaccataaccctaactgaatcAGGGACGTCCGTGACAAAGTATGATTAACCGCAaatccagcctatactcggtactctagtcgtaccgatgtggtagcagttaatccatactatctgatagcctagcatatatctgttggcatctcggtacaactctatgtacacctcactgttgccctgatatgctaatctgacAGCTATATAactgatagcctagcatatatctgttggcatctcggtgcaactctatgtacacctcactgttgccctgatatgctaatctgacggctatataaaatttgcctaacatatatctaatatgttaatctgatggcaactgacatgtacgctaaacatgtataagcatatgcataacattatactaatcttacctcgattccaaattcaggtgtgccggtcaacctgagtggaacaatctgctcggcgaattacaggctcctaaatcataataatcacaacactgataagtgacacgctaaatcacttcccggggacttaaactagaaactaaaagtttccctatcgataaatagcatggcaataccctaaataacacaaaaatgggaagaactagggttccgaaatttgccccaaccggtagactggTTCCTCAATCGGAATTCCAATTCTGGGAGGAAACCCAGGAAatcaaccagaattccggttcctacaggccactctgaaccgaaattccggttcaaTGCAAGAATcactaaaattttcataactcaaccaattcGACCCCAATCCAAACCAAACTTTCCAAACCTATTCTATACACCCTAAAGAACAATTTCAAGGCAACAAAACTACCACCCATTCACAGAATCAAATTCTACCATTaatgagccaagcttgagttcaaaactccaaAGCTTTCTCAAACAACATAACAGCCCCTAAAATCACTTCCAAACAACTCAACAAACATAAAACAACTGCAGAAATAATCCttaagcaacaacaacaactaaaacTTCAAAGCATGCAAAATTTTCATTCTTACAACTTAGGGAAACTAACAAGGGAGTTGCACAAGGGTTACCTTAGCTTGGATTATACTTAGAGCTACTACAAAACACTGAATGGAAGGAGCAACAAGAACCCTACCTGGTTCTAGGaatggccgaaagagagagagagagagagagcttgagagaaaaatgatattttgctaactttctATTTTCCCTTTTCATGCAAATGAACTAATACTCTTTAACTTAATTCAACTAACATCAGCATAAAACATTAAATTACTCAAATaaactaagtccactaaaggacaaactacTAATGGCAAAAAGACTCTTTTGCCCTTACTTAAGCCAAAAGTCATAAAGTCACttaaaggggtattttgagaaaactctaaattcccgactaatcccgacattcccaatgtctaacaatACTGCCGCGCTAAACTAgaaatactaaattgtgattctaatgagccatacaccgcgttccatgttacagggcaccgaaaatgcaaaattatgaaatttcactatatgacataaaaatgcattctgaattcaaataaatcaacgtaaataattatctaaatatcgataaataattttcataattaaaccctaattatctgctaatttccaaattaaagctaagcgttctttacaactattccccctttaaaaggatttcgtccccgaaatctaacctgaacaactctaggtattgagctctcatgtctgattctagctcctaggtggcttcttccaccttgctgtttctccagcgtactttgaccaacgctatggtcttattccgaaggactttatcctttctatcaagGATCTGAACTGGTTGTTCCTTATatgtcatgtctggctgcagctcaaggctctcataactaagtatatgagtagggtctgaaacgtattttctcaacatagagacatggaatacgttatgaactgctgaaagagctggaggcaaagctaaccgatatgccccttgaccaaccttctcgagaatctcggaaggtcctgtaaacctagggcataacttgccgcTTTTCTCGAAAcgcttgatccccttcattggagatactcgtaaaaacacatggtcccctacttggaactcaacatctctgcgtttcggatccgcataactcttttgtctactctgagaggcaagcattctagctttaattttctcaattgcctcattggtccgctgcactgattctggacctaggtattttttTCCCCTGTTTCATCCCaatgaatgggagatctacacttcctaccgtataacaactcatagggagccatccctatcgtactctgataactgttgttgtatgaaaattctatcaatggtagatatttactctaagagccttcaaaatccataacacaggctcgtaacatatccaccaatatctgaatcgtcctttcggactgcctatctgtctgaggatggataattatttaaatatcgataaataattttcataattaaaccctaattatctgctaatttccaaattaaagcggtctttacacattAATCGCATATCGAGTTTTTCACTCACAGCCAGGCTAACCAAATATCTTAatgttattgcatccaccacagGAGAATATGTGTAAAGACtgcttagctttaatttggaaattagcagataattagggttaattatgaaaattatttattaattctaaaCTATTAATTTAtagtgatttatttgaattcagaatgcattttatatgtcatatatagtaatttcataattttgcatattCAGTGTCTGGCagcattggaacgcggtgtttggctaatagaatcacatcctagtatttttagtatagcggggcgATATAGCTagacattgagaatgtcagGGCTGGTCGggattttagaatttcccaaaataccccgaTGTGGTTTTAAGATAGTTTAGTGTGggcaagggcattttggtctttttgcccattTTGTATTTTGTCTTTATGTGgagctaattaattaatataagaaaatttttctTCAACAATTCAAGGTGATTTTCAGCAAGTTTTCAGTAAATCCAAGCTAAGGTATAGTCATTATTAACCTCCTCTTTGATTTCTCAGGTTTTAAGTTATGAAATTATGCATGCTTTGTGGTTTATGTTGCTGTAGCTGCTGTTGGTGTTTGATTTTGTTTTCTGAAGATTAATTATGTTTAGATATATGGATTCAAGTAGGTTTTAGTGGGTGttagttagatttaaccaagttttgagttttgaactcaaacttggagctttaatggtggtttGTGTTTCTGAGCATGTTAGTTGGTTTTGTTGCTTGGGATTTGTTCTTTATGGTCTtaatagcaggtctggaaggtttggttaaattggggttgatttgagggagttatgaatttttttgaGCCTTTCCTGCACTGAACTGGAATTCCAGTTTAGGGGGACTTgtaggaaccagaattccggttggtccCCAGGAAACCCCTCAGAatcggaattctggttgggaaccggtctaccagttggggcaattttgggaaccctagtttttcccatttttgtgttgtttagggtattgccatattatttatcgataggaaaacttttagtttcaagtttaagtccccgaaaagtgatttagcgtgtcacttacctatgttatgattgatgtgatttaggagcctgtaatttgccgagcagttgttccactcaggttgaccggcacacctgaattcggaatcgaggtaagattagtataatatcatgcatatgttattacatgtttagcatgcatgtGTTATTTCcagttagattacattgatgGTAGTAATAGTATACGTAGAGTTGTActgattactgataaatgtatgttggctaaaATACTGATCggtgctgtcacatcaatatggctagagtatgactggcatattgagtataggttgacattatggtcgatagtattgtcgtatgaatattctagactcagtaccgtgtgggacacggggattagggttatgatcgggtgtatgggcgccaggttataacccgggttgtttgtatgttatatgttatgcttttcttactgagtttgccgactcacagtgctattgctatgtgtaggtaagggcaaagctaaagttgaggagtcgtgagagcgagcaggtgaagattgtacatgtcggggcgattaggcctggagcgtacgatcctcgggacatcagggctttcgTTGTTTAGTCgttgggcgacaaatattttgtaaatgaatagcaaacttttgtaaagtattttgtaaacgggatcccaaaatattaaatatgtaatactttaagtttttaattaaataagcaaattttaattaatcacgatattcgataacctcgttgattagcaatgagctgcacagtatATTTAAAATCACATTAACacacctatgctagttagggtgttacaatatgtctcctcataatcaatacctggcctttgagaaaaaccttgagctacaagtcttgctttgtatctcacaacttcatttttctcatttcttttacgtaaacatacccatttgtatccaacgggtttcagaccttcaggtttttggactataggtccaaatactttgcgtttagcaagtgaattcaattttgcttgaattgcttctttccattttggccaatcttttctattttgacattctttgatagatttaggttcaagATCCTCGTTTTCATTTACAATTTCTAGCGCTACAttataagcaaaaatattatcgaCAATTACTTCGAGTCGGTTCCATTCTTTTCCTATATTGACATACtttattgagatctcattatttctaatattttcagGTACCTGAATCTCTTCAAGAGATTTGTTTATGTCAACATCTTCCTCAAAATTTTCAGCCTCTTCATTAGGGCTATCTTGATTATTTgctccctttctttttcgagGATTTTTATCTTTGGAACCGACTGGTCTACCACGTTTCAAACGTGCTTTAGAATCATTAGTTAATTGTCCTTCTGGGAATTCAATTCGAATTGGAGCATTTTCAGCTagaatatgtgattttgtaaGTTTCTTTAGGTCAGTGAATGCAtctggtaattgatttgcaatattttgcaaatgaattattctttgaacttcaagttcacattgatttgtacgaggatcaaattgcgataatgattgtgcattccatataatttctttttctagCTGTTTCTTTTCCCCTCCCCCTAAAGCTGGGAAACTTGTCTCATCAAAATGACAATCAGCAAACCGTGCTGTAAATATATCTCTAGTTGTGGGTTCGAGATATTTAATGATAGATGGAGATTCATACCCAACATATATCCCCAGCCTCCTTTGAGGACCCATCTTTATTCGTTGTGGTGGAGCAATCGGAACATATACTGTACAAGTACAACCAAAGATTCCTAGATGGGAAATATTTAGCTCCTGACCAAAAGCCAATTGTAATGGGGAGAATTTGTGATATGATATTGGCCTAATACGTACAAGTGCCGCAACATGTAAAATAGCATGTCCCTAAGCTATAATTAGGAGTTTTGTTCTCATAAGTAATGGTCTTGCGATTAACTGGAGGCGCTTAATAAATGATTCCACTAGACCCTTTTGTGTATGTACATGAGCAACAGGATGTTCTACATTTATCCCTATTGACATACAATGATCATTAAAAGCCTGTAATGTAAATTCACCAGAATTATCAAGGCGGATTGTCTTGATTGCATAGTCTGGGAATTGTGCTCGTAATCGGATTATTTGAGCAAGCAATCTTGCAAATGCTACATTATGAGTAGATAATAAGCAAACATGTGACCATCTAGTTGATGCATCTATCAAAACCATAAAATATCTGAATGGTCCATGTGGTGGGCAAATAGGCCCACATATGTCGCCCTGAATTCGTTCAAGAAATCcaggggattcaattccaacctTTACCGGTGATGGCTAATGATTAACTTTCCTTGAAAACAAGCAGCACATGAGAACTCACTGGATaaaagaatcttctggttcctcaatggatgaccatgtgagttctctattattctacgcatcataattgaaccgggatggcctaaccggtcatgccaaataacaaataaaattttctgGTTTGTGAACTTCTCGTTCACAATAACATGAGTTTCTACTGTACTTATACGTGTAATGTACAAACCTGAAGACAAACCatgtaatttttctaatatgCACTTTTTTCTTGAAATAATAGACGTAATGTAAAGATgctcaaaattattttcatctattgTCTCAATATAATATCCATTACGATGTATATCTTTGAAACTCAACAGATTCCTTTTTCATTTGGTGGATAATAATgcatcatctataataatttttgttcctctaggcatcaatataatggctcttccggagccttcaattaaatttgcagtgcctgatattgtattaacatttgccttcattcttgataaatttgaaaaatatttatcacttCTAAGTATTGTATAAGTGGTTGTGCTATCCACCAAACACATATCATCACCATTATTTGTAGAATCATGTATAGGATGACAAATATCCATTActtcattaacaaaaaaaataataagttcgaaatataaatacttaaaagtTTATTACATAAACatgctaaataaaataaacaccttaaagtaaataaataataataaaataaaaaaaaaacataacaaagaaAAGTGACTAATTGTGGACACTCCCATCTCCATTATCGATATTTATGTTGCAATTAATGAgatcttcattaaaaaaatctgCAACATCTAAGTGCGTAATATCCAAAGGCTCTTTGAGAAAACCATCATCTTGATAGGCAAAATTTGCTTCCATTTTCTCCTTTCCTTTCACATATGCTTGATAAAGATCAACAAGGTGTTTTGCCGTACGGCAGGCACGTGCCCAGTGTCCTTTTATTCCACATCTGGAACATAAATTTTTAGAATTTCTAcgattattattttgaggaccTTTTCCCTTGTTCTCAGTAGTTGTGTTTTTCATTGGAGTATACGAAATTTTATTCTGGCCATTACAATGCCAAACATTGCTTCGACCGCGATCGCGACTTTGATTATGGTAACGACCACGTCTATTACTTTGATTATGATCACGATCACGACTATGATTATGATTGTCAGCAATTGTAGCATTCACTTCATGGAATAGAGCAGACCCAGCTGGGCGAGATTcatgatttttcatcaaaagaTCATTATTTTGCTCAGCTACTAGAAGACATGAAATCAATTctgaatatattttaaaattttgctctCTATATTGCTGCTGCAAGAGCACATTAGAGGCATGAAAAGTAGTATATGTTTTTTCTAACATTTCATAGTcagtaactttttctccacacaACATTAATTTAGAAGTGATATTAAACATTGCAGAGTTATAATCACTTACTGATTTAAAATCTTGCAACCTTAGGTGCAACCAATCATTCTTAGCCTTTGGCAATATGACAGTTTATTGATGGTCATatctttcttttaaattttgccaaagcacaagaggatcttttacggttaaatattcagattttaacccctcatggagatgatggcgaaggaaaatcatagccttggccttattttattttgtttcagtATTTTGATATTTGATGGTGTCTCCAAGACCCATAGCATCTAAATGGATTTCAACATCAAGATTCCATGATAAATAGTTTTTTCTAGAAATATCAAGTGCcacaaaatcaagttttgcaagGTTTGCCATGGAGAAAATTATATCAATATAAAGTGTAAATTATTAgacatatacataaattttgaaaaaaaaaatacaacaaaatatagtacaatatagaataagataataagattaaacaatataatatgataaacaaatcaacacacatatataatatatatatatacatctatatagatatatatataagcatagacatatattgtataaatattgattcattaaaaaaaatggctaaCTCGAatgtgtttcagtcagatgagtatatatatatttagtgtatcatgaCTTTGAAGCAATTCGAAatcacatataaaaaaaatattatcataCCTTGGTTAGaggctcgtgctgataacgtattatgaaatattagtattatgtaatattataatttagagaaagaaaatagagaagagatgagaattttcttagtgttttattccaataggtgatctcctatttatacacatacaacagtgagatattaagaaactaaaaaaaaaggaaactaagaaaaaagaaatgttgattacattaatggtaataaataaaagatttggacatccacaaaatataatatttatcacattattattattattattattattattattattattataagattTTATTTCTTGTAACGAGGTTGTATTTTTAGGAACATTAGAACATCTCCAAAAAAATCTaacttgcttttttttttttttaattgaatacATTGATTTGGTTTTAATTtggaataataaatttattttttaaaaaaattaaaatagcttTATTAATTTAAGGGTAAATAGCATTTTGGaccttgtattttgtaaaagttaccaattagaccctctattttgttaaatggcaaaatggaccctatattttctaaaatagtagaAATAAGACCCTGGgctcaattttcaaaaatttattttttaatataacaaacTTTATGACAATTTCTAAcatgaacagatacaaaaaaatgTAATCAGTTTTGTtataacatctctagatcagattattattaagttttattttgacaaaaaatcagttcagagcCCTATTTGTACAACTTTAGaaaaggaataattacataagacactattttttgtaaaaaaaattatacttttacgtttaaagatttttttttttttttacatttttacggttttccatagaaacaacacgaaaacaacaagaaaattacataatagtaacatgaaaataacatctaaattacatcaaaacaacaacaaaaaataacatacagctATCAAAAaaccaataataaaataacaagaatacaacataaaaagaccgtattttctgtaaataaaataaaaaaaatcgtaaaaatatttaaaattccgtgaaaccgaatttttgtaatttttttgttatttttgtgtatttgtgaaataatccctttaGAAATTACaggatccattttgtcatttaacaaaacaaatggtccaattggtaacttttataaaacacaggatctaaaatagtatttacccttaatTTAACCTGAAAttctatataaattaatttataaatttaacatTTTTGTAAACCCTGATCAAAATCATAATTtaggtaaatttttttaagtaaatactattttagaccatgtattttgtaaaagttactaatggaccatttattttgttaaatgacaaaatgaaccctgtttttct
Encoded here:
- the LOC133035932 gene encoding uncharacterized protein LOC133035932; this translates as MLCGEKVTDYEMLEKTYTTFHASNVLLQQQYREQNFKIYSELISCLLVAEQNNDLLMKNHESRPAGSALFHEVNATIADNHNHSRDRDHNQSNRRGRYHNQSRDRGRSNVWHCNGQNKISYTPMKNTTTENKGKGPQNNNRRNSKNLCSRCGIKGHWARACRTAKHLVDLYQAYVKGKEKMEANFAYQDDGFLKEPLDITHLDVADFFNEDLINCNINIDNGDGSVHN